A window of the Isosphaera pallida ATCC 43644 genome harbors these coding sequences:
- a CDS encoding PSD1 and planctomycete cytochrome C domain-containing protein — translation MHRRSPIPPRRRAGLVLAILLLDLFSWRCFAQDATKPDTSRTDNLAVSALALLEARCVKCHSAVKSSGGLRVDSRAALLQGGDGFGPAIEPGHAEESPLIHRVEGRDGEERMPPESSGPPLDADEIDLLRRWIDAGAVWPADSTTTQPQPQTADHWAFRPIVRPVVPERDGGGRAIHPIDALIEARLEREGITPVGPADRRTLLRRLAFDLTGLPPTPEELDAFENDPDPDAYERRVESYLASPAYGERWARHWLDVVRFAESTGFETNQPRPRAWPYRDWVIAAFNADLPFDQFIRAQIAGDTLDPPHHAATGFLVAGPEDQVKSPDPGLTARQRADELFDMAAVTGTAFLGLTVGCARCHSHKFDPISQREATAIVAALAGVRHGERPWNPQAEALNGPGVQERLARRAALRRQLDDQLISWLAAAPLASPPPLADSEGRSPAVPRPPVDAGETVDRFAPVIAQALRFRVNRVNNGTEPCLDELEVWGGDPDTPSGPLMNLARRDDVRIDASGTYPNSLIHRLDHLNDGVYGNSRSWISDTPNRGWVRLTWNRPVRIEAVAWSRDRSVPRVYNDRVAVEYVIEVAERMTNQDDPEQPEPSWRVVASSWDRATETDHAEPSAEFIAATNRRDQLRRDLAGLEPPATIYAGRFEQPTQATRRFHRGDPTQPREPVPPGGIAALGVPFPLQVQADDAVLPEAHARRALADWIAHPDQVLPARVIVNRLWRHHFGRGLVTTPDDFGRNGAPPSHPELLDWLADELKRQGMRLKPIHRAIVTSAAYRRASTYDPTAAARDRDAALLWRYPPRRLEAEAIRDAMLAVSGELNRDAGGPGFDLFEPNTNYVKVYTPRSSFGPDEFRRMIYWSKPRMRLDDVFGGFDCPDAGQPAPNRTSSTTPLQALALWNSPFALGRAEALARRIERETGPQANASQQVERAFRLTLGRAPRPEEQAEAVALVERFGLAALARVLFNTNKFLFIF, via the coding sequence ATGCACCGAAGGTCTCCAATCCCTCCGCGACGTCGGGCTGGACTGGTTTTAGCGATCCTGCTGCTCGATCTCTTCTCGTGGCGTTGCTTCGCTCAGGATGCGACCAAGCCCGACACCTCCCGAACCGACAACCTCGCTGTGTCCGCCTTGGCGTTGCTCGAGGCGCGTTGCGTGAAGTGTCACTCCGCCGTCAAGTCCTCAGGCGGGTTGCGGGTCGATTCACGCGCGGCGTTACTTCAAGGTGGCGACGGCTTCGGCCCAGCGATTGAACCGGGACACGCCGAGGAGAGCCCTCTGATTCACCGCGTCGAGGGCCGCGACGGTGAGGAGCGTATGCCCCCCGAGTCGTCTGGCCCCCCCCTAGACGCCGACGAAATCGACCTCCTCCGCCGCTGGATCGACGCTGGAGCCGTTTGGCCCGCCGACTCGACCACAACCCAACCCCAACCCCAGACCGCCGACCACTGGGCCTTTCGGCCGATCGTCCGGCCTGTGGTTCCCGAGCGTGACGGCGGGGGTCGGGCGATTCATCCGATCGACGCCTTGATTGAGGCACGTCTGGAGCGCGAGGGCATCACCCCGGTGGGGCCGGCCGATCGTCGAACCTTGTTGCGTCGCTTGGCGTTCGACCTGACCGGCCTGCCGCCCACGCCGGAGGAACTCGACGCCTTCGAGAACGATCCGGATCCCGACGCCTACGAGCGACGGGTCGAGTCCTATCTGGCCTCTCCGGCCTATGGCGAGCGTTGGGCGCGCCACTGGCTAGATGTGGTCCGGTTCGCCGAAAGCACCGGCTTCGAGACCAACCAGCCCCGCCCCCGCGCCTGGCCCTACCGCGATTGGGTGATCGCCGCGTTCAACGCCGATCTGCCATTCGACCAATTCATCCGAGCGCAGATCGCCGGGGATACCCTCGACCCACCCCATCACGCCGCTACCGGGTTCCTTGTGGCCGGGCCGGAGGATCAGGTCAAGAGTCCCGACCCCGGCCTGACCGCCCGCCAACGGGCCGACGAACTCTTCGACATGGCCGCCGTCACCGGCACCGCCTTTTTGGGGTTGACCGTCGGCTGCGCCCGTTGCCACTCGCACAAGTTTGACCCGATCTCACAACGCGAAGCCACCGCGATCGTGGCCGCCCTCGCCGGAGTCCGTCACGGCGAACGCCCGTGGAACCCCCAAGCCGAAGCGCTCAATGGACCTGGCGTCCAAGAGCGGCTCGCCCGACGCGCTGCGCTGCGACGGCAACTCGACGATCAGCTGATTTCCTGGCTGGCCGCCGCGCCTCTGGCCTCACCGCCACCGTTGGCCGATTCCGAAGGCCGCTCGCCCGCTGTTCCGCGTCCCCCGGTAGACGCCGGCGAAACGGTCGATCGGTTCGCCCCGGTGATTGCCCAGGCGTTGCGGTTTCGAGTGAACCGGGTCAACAACGGCACCGAACCGTGTCTGGACGAACTGGAGGTCTGGGGAGGCGACCCGGACACCCCCTCCGGACCCCTGATGAATCTGGCCCGCCGCGACGATGTCCGAATTGACGCCTCGGGCACCTACCCCAATAGCCTGATCCATCGCCTCGACCACCTCAACGACGGAGTTTACGGCAACAGCCGCAGCTGGATTTCCGATACCCCCAACCGTGGCTGGGTCCGTCTGACGTGGAACCGCCCCGTGCGGATCGAGGCGGTCGCTTGGAGTCGGGATCGCTCGGTTCCCCGGGTTTACAACGACCGCGTGGCGGTCGAATACGTTATCGAGGTCGCCGAGCGGATGACGAACCAGGACGACCCCGAACAACCGGAACCCTCGTGGCGTGTGGTGGCCTCGTCATGGGATCGCGCCACCGAGACCGACCACGCGGAGCCCTCGGCCGAGTTCATCGCGGCGACCAACCGACGCGACCAGCTGCGGCGCGACCTGGCCGGCTTAGAGCCGCCCGCGACAATCTATGCCGGACGCTTCGAGCAACCGACTCAAGCCACTCGACGGTTCCATCGCGGCGACCCCACCCAGCCCCGCGAGCCGGTTCCGCCCGGCGGCATCGCCGCGCTCGGCGTGCCGTTCCCGCTCCAAGTCCAAGCCGACGACGCCGTGCTGCCCGAAGCCCACGCCCGACGGGCGCTGGCCGACTGGATCGCCCATCCCGATCAGGTTCTGCCGGCTCGGGTCATCGTCAACCGCCTCTGGCGTCACCACTTCGGACGCGGCCTCGTCACCACGCCCGACGACTTCGGCCGCAACGGCGCGCCCCCCAGTCACCCCGAACTGCTCGACTGGCTGGCCGACGAATTGAAACGTCAAGGGATGCGCCTCAAACCGATCCATCGCGCGATCGTCACCTCGGCGGCTTATCGCCGCGCCTCGACCTACGATCCAACCGCAGCCGCCCGCGACCGCGATGCGGCCCTCTTGTGGCGCTATCCCCCTCGTCGCCTAGAGGCCGAGGCGATCCGCGACGCTATGCTGGCCGTCTCCGGCGAGTTGAACCGCGACGCCGGGGGCCCAGGGTTCGACCTGTTCGAGCCTAATACCAATTATGTGAAAGTCTATACGCCCCGGTCGTCGTTTGGACCCGACGAGTTCCGGCGGATGATTTACTGGTCCAAACCTCGGATGCGTCTGGACGACGTGTTCGGCGGGTTCGATTGCCCCGACGCCGGCCAACCGGCCCCCAACCGCACCTCCTCGACCACCCCGTTGCAGGCCCTGGCGCTCTGGAACAGTCCCTTCGCGCTGGGACGCGCCGAGGCGCTCGCTCGCCGAATCGAACGCGAGACCGGTCCCCAAGCAAATGCGTCCCAACAGGTCGAACGCGCCTTCCGCCTGACCCTGGGTCGCGCGCCCCGGCCCGAAGAACAAGCTGAAGCGGTCGCCTTGGTTGAGCGTTTCGGCCTGGCAGCGCTGGCACGGGTGCTATTCAATACCAACAAGTTTTTATTCATCTTCTAA
- a CDS encoding DUF1501 domain-containing protein: MNSLFSHGAMSPSPAGRALMDRRRFLGDAAGGLGAIALGALLAESGALAAPRALRRGDRSNAGPIRPVIDPARPLAARPPHYAPKARRVLVLFCSGALSHVDTFDFKPQLIKRSGQPLPGVDKLVTFQGENGALVGPLWKFRPRGESGKPVSDLLPHLAELADEFCFIHSMTAMSNTHGPAENQMSTGFTLDGYPGMGAWVTYALGTENESLPAFVAIPDPRGVPQVGSNHWNSAFLPSVFQGTAFNAAQPIAHLERPPTIDPTEETAARQLLDRLNQIHLAEHPSESDLAARIAGYELAARMQLAAVEANDLNGESPATRALYGIDDPDPHRAGFARNCLLARRLLERGVRFVQLFNGSYAMGEGVGNWDGHKVIRDQYPIHAAILDRPAAALIRDLKARGLLDDTLVALVTEFGRMPTFQKGANGRDHNPQGFTVLLAGAGVKRGHTHGATDEFGLKAVQDVVTIHDLHATILHLLGLDHTRLSVYHNGIERRLTDVHGHVIEGVLS, translated from the coding sequence ATGAATTCGTTGTTCTCTCATGGTGCTATGTCGCCGAGTCCCGCTGGCCGGGCGTTGATGGATCGTCGGCGGTTCCTAGGCGACGCGGCCGGCGGGTTAGGGGCGATCGCCCTAGGCGCATTGCTCGCCGAATCCGGAGCGCTCGCCGCGCCCCGCGCGCTACGACGAGGCGACCGGTCCAACGCGGGACCAATCCGCCCAGTGATCGATCCGGCCCGTCCCCTGGCCGCCCGTCCCCCCCACTACGCCCCCAAAGCCCGCCGGGTGCTGGTGCTGTTTTGTTCGGGCGCGCTGAGTCATGTCGATACGTTCGACTTCAAGCCGCAACTGATCAAGCGAAGCGGTCAACCTCTGCCTGGCGTGGACAAGCTGGTGACGTTCCAGGGGGAAAACGGTGCCCTCGTGGGGCCATTGTGGAAATTCCGGCCCCGAGGCGAAAGCGGCAAGCCGGTTTCCGACCTGCTGCCACACCTGGCCGAGCTGGCCGACGAGTTTTGCTTCATCCACTCAATGACTGCGATGAGCAACACTCACGGCCCAGCGGAAAATCAAATGTCCACCGGTTTCACGCTGGACGGCTATCCCGGCATGGGGGCGTGGGTCACCTATGCGTTGGGAACCGAAAACGAATCGTTGCCCGCCTTCGTGGCGATTCCCGACCCCAGGGGCGTGCCGCAGGTCGGCTCGAACCACTGGAATTCGGCCTTTCTGCCCTCGGTGTTCCAAGGAACCGCGTTCAACGCCGCGCAACCAATCGCTCACCTAGAGCGTCCCCCAACGATCGACCCGACCGAGGAAACCGCCGCGCGACAGTTGCTCGACCGCCTCAACCAAATCCATCTGGCCGAACATCCCAGCGAGTCCGACCTGGCCGCGCGGATCGCCGGCTACGAGCTGGCCGCGCGAATGCAACTGGCAGCCGTCGAGGCCAACGACCTCAACGGCGAATCGCCTGCCACCCGCGCGTTGTACGGCATCGACGATCCCGACCCCCACCGCGCTGGCTTCGCCCGTAACTGCCTGCTGGCGCGTCGTTTGTTGGAGCGGGGCGTGCGATTCGTCCAACTCTTCAACGGGTCCTACGCGATGGGCGAAGGGGTGGGCAACTGGGATGGCCACAAGGTCATCCGGGATCAGTACCCCATTCACGCGGCGATCCTCGATCGGCCCGCCGCCGCCCTGATCCGCGACCTCAAAGCCCGCGGCCTGCTCGACGATACCCTGGTGGCGCTGGTGACCGAATTCGGACGAATGCCTACCTTCCAAAAGGGAGCCAACGGACGCGACCACAACCCCCAAGGCTTCACCGTTCTACTGGCCGGGGCCGGAGTCAAACGTGGTCACACCCACGGCGCAACCGACGAGTTTGGCCTCAAAGCGGTCCAAGACGTGGTCACGATCCACGACCTTCACGCCACAATCCTGCACCTTCTCGGCCTGGATCACACCCGTTTGAGCGTCTACCACAACGGCATCGAACGCCGACTCACAGATGTTCATGGGCATGTCATTGAAGGAGTCCTTTCCTAG
- the kdsA gene encoding 3-deoxy-8-phosphooctulonate synthase has product MALTHSPLTADPGGSPPSAVTPPHVPRDPARVGGFGGSSIVEIGRGRGLVLIAGPCVMEPGDLSRRIAGRLAEIGDALKVPLIFKASFDKANRTSRSSYRGIGIDEGLKIFERIKAQTGLPVTTDIHESHQAATVAQVVDLLQIPAFLARQTDLLEAAAATGRAVNVKKGQFMAPWDMTHVVGKLTAAGARDLLLTERGTTFGYGRLVNDFRALPIMRATGAPVVFDATHSVQLPSAGAGVTQGEREMVPPLARAAVAVGVDALFLEVHPDPDHALSDGPNALKLDDLPELLKVCLALRAALG; this is encoded by the coding sequence ATGGCGTTGACCCACTCCCCTCTCACCGCCGACCCCGGCGGCTCCCCTCCGTCGGCGGTCACGCCCCCTCACGTCCCCCGCGACCCGGCCCGCGTTGGCGGGTTCGGCGGCTCCAGCATCGTCGAGATTGGCCGAGGACGCGGCTTGGTCCTAATCGCCGGTCCCTGCGTCATGGAACCCGGCGACCTCTCCCGCCGCATCGCCGGACGCCTCGCCGAAATCGGCGACGCACTCAAGGTGCCCCTCATCTTCAAAGCCTCCTTCGACAAGGCCAACCGTACCTCCAGATCGAGTTATCGAGGGATCGGCATCGACGAAGGTCTCAAGATTTTTGAACGCATCAAGGCCCAGACCGGGCTACCAGTGACGACCGACATTCATGAGTCGCATCAGGCCGCGACTGTGGCCCAGGTGGTCGATCTGTTGCAAATTCCCGCCTTTCTGGCCCGTCAGACCGACCTGCTGGAAGCGGCCGCCGCGACCGGGCGGGCGGTCAATGTGAAGAAGGGGCAATTCATGGCCCCCTGGGACATGACCCATGTGGTGGGCAAACTGACTGCCGCTGGCGCGCGTGACCTGCTCCTGACCGAACGCGGCACCACCTTCGGCTACGGACGGCTTGTCAACGACTTCCGCGCGTTGCCGATTATGCGGGCCACCGGCGCACCCGTGGTCTTCGACGCCACCCACTCGGTTCAACTCCCTAGCGCCGGGGCTGGCGTCACCCAGGGCGAGCGTGAAATGGTCCCCCCCCTCGCCCGGGCGGCGGTCGCCGTCGGGGTGGACGCCCTGTTTCTGGAAGTCCATCCCGACCCCGACCACGCTCTCTCCGACGGACCCAACGCCCTCAAGCTCGACGACCTCCCCGAACTGTTGAAGGTCTGTTTAGCCCTTCGGGCCGCCCTCGGCTGA
- a CDS encoding diacylglycerol/lipid kinase family protein: MKPWVGVIANASAGRGHGRRRVARFVEALAKYGFACKVAWTHAERRALIAQAVADPSCRCLVAAGGDGTVATLLNERPARPIPIATLPSGTENLFATEFGLNSCPDEVARAVALGTPQPIDLGEVVEDRRLFSLMAGVGFDADVVTRHHLTRLKGRPEGSVGTTSRLAYVRSILESSWEYRFPTVQARFLEPTSGRDQVLEGAMVFMFNLPRYALGLPVVPPRPAADGKLDLIVFQRPGVPHMVRYLWMVARGVHLNRPDVTHCRVVEATLSIQGERPAPIQLDGDPGGFLEPGHFKTIRVVPSAVSVMVPPRYRWRAPRGPLAFHLGRSGCRRHRVFNDGQSDGLIDRPEAARVPVPPTTIVESRRTPRKPAATSA, translated from the coding sequence TTGAAGCCTTGGGTGGGGGTGATTGCTAACGCCTCGGCGGGGCGTGGTCATGGACGCCGCCGAGTCGCCCGGTTCGTCGAAGCCCTCGCCAAGTATGGTTTCGCCTGCAAGGTCGCCTGGACCCACGCCGAACGCCGCGCTCTGATCGCCCAGGCGGTCGCCGATCCCTCGTGCCGCTGTCTTGTGGCGGCCGGTGGCGACGGCACCGTAGCTACTCTGCTCAATGAACGGCCCGCCCGTCCCATTCCTATCGCGACCTTGCCTTCGGGGACGGAAAACCTGTTTGCGACCGAGTTTGGACTCAACAGCTGCCCCGACGAAGTGGCGCGGGCGGTGGCGTTGGGGACTCCCCAGCCGATCGACCTAGGCGAGGTGGTCGAAGACCGCCGATTGTTCTCACTCATGGCCGGGGTGGGTTTCGACGCCGACGTGGTGACACGGCACCACCTGACCCGTTTGAAGGGACGCCCCGAAGGAAGCGTTGGCACCACCTCGCGTTTGGCGTATGTCCGCTCGATTCTGGAGTCGAGTTGGGAATACCGTTTCCCCACCGTCCAAGCGCGGTTTCTTGAACCGACCAGCGGGCGCGACCAGGTTCTCGAAGGGGCGATGGTCTTCATGTTCAACCTGCCCCGCTACGCCCTGGGCTTGCCAGTGGTCCCGCCCCGGCCCGCCGCTGACGGCAAGCTCGATCTGATTGTCTTTCAACGTCCCGGCGTACCTCACATGGTCCGCTACCTCTGGATGGTGGCTCGAGGCGTTCATCTGAACCGTCCCGACGTGACTCATTGCCGTGTCGTCGAAGCCACCCTCTCGATCCAAGGCGAACGCCCGGCTCCCATCCAGCTCGACGGCGATCCCGGCGGCTTTCTCGAACCAGGCCACTTCAAGACGATCCGCGTGGTCCCCTCAGCGGTCTCGGTCATGGTTCCGCCCCGCTACCGCTGGCGCGCGCCTCGCGGTCCTCTGGCCTTCCACCTGGGACGATCTGGTTGCCGTCGTCATCGGGTCTTTAACGACGGCCAGAGCGACGGCTTGATCGATCGACCCGAGGCGGCTCGTGTCCCTGTTCCTCCCACGACGATCGTTGAGTCCCGTCGCACTCCTCGGAAACCCGCCGCAACCTCCGCCTAA
- a CDS encoding DUF1559 domain-containing protein, producing MWIPRLSRANPPFQTTGAGNAAPPKIQPPSRVGFTLIELLVVIAIIAVLIGLLLPAVQAARQAARQGQCLNNLRQIGIAMHGYHGTYAYLPPGGWEWRPFNNRTRKQLAWSALILPWLEQQPLATSLNLGLAFDHAGNATAAATVLMVYLCPEGPRGTSLTEGRGSCDYGGIFGERITSPNNPPKGAMLYDRPLRLVQIKDGTSTTLIVSEDTGWPDGQWINARNVFDQAFAINAAPPFENDIRSNHPGGANGLFADGSARFLKETMNLRTLAAICTRAGGEIVGEF from the coding sequence ATGTGGATTCCACGTCTTTCTCGGGCCAACCCGCCCTTCCAAACAACCGGCGCTGGTAACGCAGCGCCTCCCAAGATTCAGCCCCCCAGTCGGGTTGGGTTCACGCTGATTGAATTGTTGGTGGTCATCGCCATCATCGCCGTGCTGATCGGATTGTTGTTGCCCGCGGTCCAGGCAGCGCGACAGGCGGCGCGTCAGGGGCAATGCTTGAACAATCTGAGACAAATCGGGATCGCCATGCATGGCTACCACGGCACCTACGCCTACCTGCCGCCAGGTGGTTGGGAGTGGCGGCCGTTCAACAACCGAACTCGTAAGCAACTGGCTTGGTCGGCGTTGATTCTGCCTTGGCTAGAGCAGCAACCCCTGGCCACCTCGCTGAACCTGGGTCTTGCCTTCGACCACGCCGGCAACGCCACTGCCGCGGCCACGGTGTTGATGGTCTACCTCTGCCCCGAAGGCCCGCGGGGGACCAGCCTCACCGAGGGGCGCGGCTCCTGCGACTATGGCGGCATCTTCGGCGAGCGGATCACCTCGCCTAACAACCCACCCAAAGGGGCGATGCTCTACGACAGACCGTTGCGGCTGGTTCAAATCAAGGATGGCACCTCCACCACCTTGATCGTCAGCGAGGACACCGGCTGGCCCGACGGCCAGTGGATCAACGCCCGCAATGTTTTCGATCAGGCGTTCGCCATCAACGCCGCGCCCCCGTTCGAGAACGACATTCGTAGCAACCACCCTGGCGGAGCCAACGGGTTGTTCGCCGACGGCTCGGCACGGTTCCTCAAGGAAACGATGAACCTCAGAACCCTCGCCGCCATTTGCACCCGCGCCGGGGGCGAGATCGTCGGCGAGTTCTGA
- a CDS encoding DUF4465 domain-containing protein, with protein sequence MRCFAPRWLAVAALIVATAPMTRAETVVVDFDELVVPSTGFVNNSDPGFTSGGVFFNNNFTDFGFFTAWYGWSYSNVNDTTTPGFLNQYAAITGTDFSGTGNYAVAYSFAEDGRVAFLNLPVGFNPVSARITNTTYAFYSIRDGDQFATAFSDGDFFRLDIVGYDDLNATGNEIGTVEFFLADYRNGGSLIVNTWELVDLSSLAGARSLGIRFFSTDTGPFGINTPAYFAMDNFTLFRPLDDAIPEPSAILLTAIVVAAAGWRAAPRRQRPQA encoded by the coding sequence ATGCGTTGCTTTGCCCCACGATGGCTCGCCGTTGCGGCCCTCATAGTCGCCACCGCCCCTATGACCCGTGCTGAGACGGTCGTAGTCGATTTCGACGAACTGGTTGTTCCTAGTACGGGCTTCGTCAACAACTCTGATCCTGGCTTCACCAGCGGCGGGGTGTTCTTCAACAACAACTTTACCGACTTCGGATTCTTCACCGCGTGGTACGGCTGGTCGTACTCGAATGTGAACGACACGACCACCCCCGGATTCCTGAATCAGTACGCCGCGATCACCGGGACCGACTTTTCGGGCACGGGCAACTACGCAGTGGCCTACTCGTTCGCCGAAGACGGGCGGGTGGCGTTTCTCAACCTGCCAGTGGGCTTCAACCCGGTCTCGGCCCGAATCACCAACACGACCTACGCCTTTTACTCGATCCGCGATGGTGACCAGTTCGCCACCGCCTTCAGCGACGGCGACTTCTTCCGGTTGGACATCGTGGGCTACGACGACCTAAACGCCACCGGCAACGAGATCGGCACGGTTGAATTCTTCCTGGCCGACTACCGCAACGGCGGCAGCCTGATTGTCAACACCTGGGAGTTGGTCGATCTTTCCAGCCTAGCCGGCGCGCGTAGTCTGGGAATCCGGTTTTTCTCGACCGACACCGGTCCGTTCGGAATCAACACGCCGGCCTATTTTGCGATGGACAACTTCACATTGTTCCGTCCGCTTGACGACGCGATTCCCGAACCCTCGGCCATCCTCCTGACCGCGATCGTCGTCGCGGCGGCGGGATGGAGAGCCGCGCCGCGCCGCCAACGTCCCCAAGCCTGA